The following is a genomic window from Planctomycetia bacterium.
CCATTGACTGAGGAGATCCGGCAGATCGTCGGAATGAATGACTGTCCGCCATGAATCCTCTTGCGCTGCCTCGACTGGGCAACCGGTAAACTCCCGCCATCGAGAATTGAAGTATTCCATTTGCCCATCGGGGCTGGAGGTCCAGATGATCTGGGGCATGACATCGGCCAGAAACCGATAGCGCTGCTCGCTCTCGTGAAGCAACTGCTCGGCCTGCTCGCGGGCGATCATGTCGCGGCGGATCATTAATCCGGCCACCGCCACAAGCAGGAAACATGCAAGGCTGCCGATCGAAATCACCCACATGGCCACGCCCGCACTGCTAGCCTGTTCCTCGGAGCGTCTTTTAAGTAGACGGTCCTCATCCTGTCGCATTTCCGCCAGAACGAGGCGTAGGTTCCCCATGATGCGCTTGCCCTCGGCCGCGAGAAGCTGCGATTGCGAGGACTCCACGCGACCGGATCCACGAAGGTCCACAAACTTCTGTAAGTTGTCGAGCCTTTTGGAGATGATGAAATCCAGGGTGGTAACCCGGTCCTTCTGAGCCGGATTGTCCGAGGTTAATGACTTAACCTGAGCGACCGACTGCGGTACTTCGGCGATGGCGCACTCATAAAGATCGAGGTAGGACTTGTCTCCGAAGATCAGGTATCGTCCCGCGCCAATCTCCGCGTCGCGTATGTCCGTGGCCAGATCACTGATGGCGACCATGACCTGGTAGGTGTGATCGTTCGATCGTGCGTCGGAGAGGAGCTTGGTGAGGCTCGCGTAAGAAGCGATGCCGATGGTGCTCAAGATGAGCAGAGCGCCGGTAAAGCCAACGATAATCTTCCGTTGTAAAGATTGGCCTTCACCTGACTCCCTGGAAATATCCAGGAGGCTTGATCGGGTCAGAAAGGCGGAAAAAGTTCCGCATGACAGGGCAAAGAACCCGATAGCCGTCGGAAACGACATCGGGATGAATTCGGAGAGTCCGTAGAATGCATTGGCCCCGCGCAAGTAACCAATGTTGGCGAGGAGGGAGAACATCACCGTTGTCAGGGCAAGCACGCGACCGGCAACTGAGAAAAGGCGTCGATCGCTTCCCAGTGTCCAGATGGCGATGCCCGACATGAGAAATCCCATGGCCGTGTTGGGCGCCATCTGGTTGGGACCGGTCGAATGGGTGATAACCTTGCTGGCAAAGAAGAATTGATCGGGCCAGAAATCACATCCGAGGAAGAAGCAGCACAGCTTTCCCGCCGCCAGGCCCGCGACAGCCATTGAGCCGACTCGCGCGAGCGACAGGCACTTTTCGTTTGAATTGTAGAAGTGCGCCAGCGCGAGGCATGCCCCCAGCGTGATGATGCACATCGCGGTCAGAGGATTCATCGGAACTTTCGAAGTCTGGACGCTCGTCAGAGAGTCATTGTCCAGGCACCATCCGACGAGGACGGCCGATCCGATGAGGCATGAGACGGCAGCGCCCCCCAGCGCGAATCTCGACGCTAGGCGTGTGCCCGGAAGCCAATCTGAGCTCGACGTGGGACCGTACGTACTGCTCACGTGATCCATCCTCCTTGAAGCGCGCGGACCGTCCGACCCCGTGAGCAGCTTTTCGGCTAGATTCGCCGGTGAAATCAGCCTCGGCGCGTATTTCGAGCCATTCCCGATTTCGGGAGCTCATTATTTGCGGAATGTTATTGGCGGTTTTCTCGCGCCGGGGAATCGACCCGATGCCGCCGGTTGAGGTGGGGTTTTACCGGGGCTTGCACTTGGGAGCCGGCCGAAGGCGGCTGGGTCGGCGACGCGAATTCGGACTTAGGGTATTCCGCTTCGCCTCGCTTCGTGGGCCTGCCGGGAGGCCTTGGGGGGAGCAATTGCAAGGTGATATAAGGTGACACACGGTGTTTGGAAATTGTGCCAACACTTGTGGCGGGCATGTGTTGGGGCGCTTCGCGAATTGGGCGGTTTTTGGTGAAAACGGGCAAGGTGAAACGCGACGGGTGTATGCCCGAATGGGCGCGGAAAATTTCGGGGAAGTTCGTTTGTAAGTCTTTGAAAAGTGTGCCGGGAAGGTGACACAAGAGGGGCCGAGCGGTCCAGGTTCCGAGGGGCCGAAGGGGCCGAAGGGGCCGCAGGGCTGCAGGCTGCAGGCTGTAGGCTGTAGGCAAATGGGTGCAGGCAAGGGGCGGCGGGGTCTAGGGGCCGTGGTTTTTTTTCTTGAGTCTTCATCGCGCGCATCTCCGCCGGGCGTGGATGGTTTGGGCTCCATTCGTTAATACGTGCTCAGCGCTCGCGCGGGCTGGGGTGGCCCCGCACAAGGCCGGGCTTTAGCCGGCTGGTGTTTGCCGCCGGTTTCAACCGGTGGTGGGCGGTGCACACCTAAAGTTTCTTTCCGTCTGACTCCTGCCGGGTTACCAGGGATTTAAGGGCGACAACAAGTTCCGGAGAGTAACATCGCGGGCGAATAGCGCCGCAAAGGCGTCGATGGTTGACCGATGAGACGCGTTAACCGACCAAACGCAACTTATTCGCCCGATTGACAAACTCGCGATTGGGCCATTGCGCCCTATCAGGCGGCAGGTAAATCTTGCCTAGGGATCTTTCGAAATCGACCAAGCCACCGTCCAAGCCGAGTTCCGTGTGAAATCTTCGGCGGGGCCCACTGATGCACATCTCGAAGGAGTCGTTAAGGTAGATCAGTCCCGTGTCGAAAGCCCGGTGATATGTGGACGACAGCGCAATCCCATTGGTGACATGATCCGAACTTTTCTCTGCGGCGACAGGCAAGATATGAGCTGCTTCAACGAGTTTGAGCTGCATCCGCGTGACTGCGCACCGATGGCCATATGCGGTCAATACTTGGTCGCGGAAATTCGCCGAGCGAGAGAGTCGACTCACAGTTTCGACGATGCGTCTTCGCACCACACATTGTTTCAGTGGGTTGCCAGGGGGATCGGCTCTTGGGCGATTGCGGTCCGCCGT
Proteins encoded in this region:
- a CDS encoding HNH endonuclease, with the protein product MQLKLVEAAHILPVAAEKSSDHVTNGIALSSTYHRAFDTGLIYLNDSFEMCISGPRRRFHTELGLDGGLVDFERSLGKIYLPPDRAQWPNREFVNRANKLRLVG